One genomic region from Desulfovibrio desulfuricans DSM 642 encodes:
- a CDS encoding SlyX family protein: MSRPLTSEDDRLTRLEELTFFQEERIKALDAALTAQQLQLDKLEQDFSDATSVIRLLREKLGDQPENSLPPHSMPERW; this comes from the coding sequence ATGTCCCGCCCACTGACTTCTGAAGATGATCGGCTGACCCGTCTGGAAGAACTGACCTTTTTTCAGGAGGAACGCATCAAGGCACTTGATGCGGCGCTTACCGCGCAACAGTTGCAACTGGACAAACTGGAGCAGGATTTTTCCGATGCCACTTCCGTGATCCGCCTGTTGCGCGAAAAGCTTGGCGACCAGCCGGAAAATTCGCTGCCGCCCCACTCCATGCCCGAACGCTGGTAG
- a CDS encoding YgiQ family radical SAM protein yields the protein MSAEEMRALGWDQLDVLLINGDAYVDHPSFGNVLLARWLIHHGFRTGIVAQPGWENTDDLLVMGRPRLFAGVSAGALDSLLAHYTAFRKKRHDDAYTPGGKAGARPNRACLVYANLARRAFPGLPIILGGIEASLRRVSHYDFWTDSLRKPILMDAKADLLIWGMGEKAIIECAQRLDKGEDIRGIPGTAWMNKLDASGHPANLPPALEGEPWVALPSHDEILADSFQLLKLTQELERQVHRLDAWAFEPVGDRAVVLARPAQPLTTEEMDDLYTLPFTRLAHPRYREAIPSAEMMRTSITSHRGCGGGCSFCSLALHQGRRISSRSEQSILAEARLLGQQNVARGKGPVAISDVGGPTANMWQGHCALDSRTAQNDESAKPRVKSACRRTSCCFPSVCKSFITPQRKHVELLRKVAALPEVKQARVASGVRADLALRDAEALAAYTGEFTGGQLKVAPEHCAPSVLELMRKPSLDVFEAFLESFVRQSRAAGREQYVVPYLMSGFPGCTDEDMRTLSHWLRQRHWNPQQTQCFIPTPGTIATAMFYCGRDELGEQIYVARTDAQRMRQHYILMPAMEDGDAPRRPGVRPSTRPGTHGDAHKPDGTRPDKTGKPQDRPRPSRGPQAQRDDRPARREDNDRGAAHGRSGRGESPQRDKDSRSGSDDRSSDSNGKRGDGRRGGRRA from the coding sequence GAAGAAATGCGTGCCCTGGGCTGGGATCAGCTTGATGTGCTGCTGATCAACGGTGATGCCTACGTTGACCACCCTTCGTTCGGCAATGTGCTGCTGGCCCGCTGGCTGATCCACCACGGTTTCCGTACCGGCATTGTGGCCCAGCCCGGCTGGGAGAATACTGACGATCTGCTCGTCATGGGCCGCCCGCGCCTGTTTGCCGGGGTGAGCGCCGGAGCGCTTGATTCCCTGCTGGCGCACTACACAGCCTTTCGCAAAAAGCGGCACGACGATGCCTACACGCCCGGCGGCAAAGCCGGGGCGCGCCCCAACCGAGCGTGTCTGGTCTATGCCAACCTTGCCCGGCGGGCCTTTCCCGGCCTGCCCATCATTCTTGGCGGCATTGAGGCCAGCCTGCGCCGCGTTTCCCACTACGATTTCTGGACAGACTCCCTGCGCAAACCCATTCTTATGGATGCCAAGGCTGACCTGCTTATCTGGGGCATGGGCGAAAAGGCCATCATTGAATGCGCCCAACGCCTGGACAAGGGAGAAGACATTCGCGGCATCCCCGGCACAGCCTGGATGAACAAGCTGGATGCTTCCGGACATCCGGCCAATCTGCCGCCTGCCCTTGAGGGCGAGCCGTGGGTTGCCCTGCCCTCGCATGATGAAATTCTGGCGGACTCTTTCCAGTTGCTCAAACTGACGCAGGAACTGGAGCGACAGGTACACCGCCTTGACGCCTGGGCCTTTGAGCCTGTGGGCGATCGCGCCGTGGTGCTGGCCCGCCCCGCCCAGCCGCTGACCACCGAAGAAATGGACGATCTCTACACCCTCCCCTTCACACGACTGGCGCACCCGCGCTACAGGGAGGCTATCCCATCGGCTGAAATGATGCGCACCAGCATCACAAGCCACAGGGGGTGCGGCGGAGGCTGTTCGTTCTGTTCTTTGGCTCTGCATCAGGGCAGGCGCATCAGTTCGCGCTCCGAGCAGTCCATCCTTGCGGAGGCGCGTCTGCTGGGGCAGCAAAACGTGGCTCGCGGCAAAGGCCCGGTGGCGATTTCAGATGTGGGCGGCCCCACCGCCAACATGTGGCAGGGGCACTGCGCTTTGGACAGCCGCACTGCGCAGAACGACGAATCGGCCAAGCCACGGGTCAAAAGCGCCTGCCGCCGCACCAGTTGCTGCTTTCCCAGCGTGTGCAAATCTTTCATAACGCCGCAGCGGAAGCATGTGGAGTTGCTGCGCAAGGTTGCCGCCCTGCCAGAAGTCAAGCAGGCCCGCGTGGCAAGCGGCGTTCGCGCCGACCTTGCCCTGCGTGACGCCGAGGCCCTTGCCGCCTATACAGGCGAATTTACGGGCGGTCAGCTCAAGGTTGCGCCGGAACATTGCGCGCCCTCAGTGCTTGAACTTATGCGCAAGCCCTCGCTGGACGTGTTTGAGGCCTTTCTGGAAAGCTTTGTACGCCAAAGCCGCGCCGCAGGGCGGGAACAGTATGTGGTGCCGTATCTCATGAGCGGCTTTCCAGGCTGTACGGATGAAGACATGCGCACCCTGTCGCACTGGCTGCGGCAACGGCACTGGAATCCGCAACAGACTCAATGTTTTATCCCCACGCCCGGCACCATTGCCACGGCCATGTTTTATTGCGGACGAGATGAGCTTGGTGAACAGATATATGTTGCCCGCACGGATGCCCAGCGCATGCGCCAGCACTACATCCTCATGCCCGCCATGGAGGACGGAGACGCCCCCCGGCGGCCCGGTGTCAGGCCCAGCACACGGCCCGGCACGCATGGTGACGCTCACAAGCCTGACGGCACACGGCCCGACAAAACTGGCAAGCCTCAGGACAGGCCAAGGCCTTCCCGTGGCCCGCAAGCACAGCGGGACGATCGGCCTGCACGGCGAGAGGACAATGATCGTGGTGCCGCGCACGGCAGATCGGGCAGGGGTGAAAGCCCGCAGAGAGACAAAGACTCACGCTCGGGTTCTGATGATCGTAGCTCTGACAGCAACGGCAAACGCGGCGATGGACGGCGCGGCGGAAGACGCGCGTAA